A stretch of the Trichocoleus sp. FACHB-46 genome encodes the following:
- a CDS encoding ABC transporter ATP-binding protein, with protein MTASQIRFAEYAQLQSQVASTAIGSTQIKTNAIAARGVEMVFQSGAERFYALKDIDLDIQRGDIYLLMGPSGSGKTTLLSILAGILTPSRGSVHLLGQEITRMSRTQLSQFRLENIGFIFQGFNLFPALTALENVELALKVKGLRGRSNRRQQAQSLLEQVGLQDKVKLLPRELSGGQQQRVAIARALAGDPPLIMADEPTAALDSRSGHAVIELLRNLAKEGGRTVLMVTHDPRIMDVADRVVNLEDGMLDQRYAA; from the coding sequence ATGACTGCTTCTCAAATTCGTTTTGCTGAATATGCCCAGCTTCAGAGTCAGGTTGCTTCTACCGCAATAGGCTCTACCCAAATTAAAACCAATGCCATTGCTGCCCGTGGGGTGGAAATGGTATTCCAATCCGGTGCTGAACGCTTCTACGCCCTGAAAGATATTGATCTCGATATCCAGAGAGGGGACATTTATTTGCTGATGGGTCCTTCTGGATCTGGAAAAACTACGCTGCTCTCTATCCTAGCGGGGATCTTAACACCTAGCCGCGGCAGTGTTCATTTGTTAGGGCAAGAAATTACAAGAATGTCTCGCACCCAACTATCCCAGTTCCGCTTGGAAAATATTGGTTTTATTTTTCAAGGATTTAATCTGTTTCCTGCCCTGACTGCCCTTGAAAATGTGGAATTAGCACTTAAGGTCAAAGGTCTTCGAGGGCGCAGTAACCGTCGCCAGCAGGCTCAAAGCTTGCTAGAACAGGTGGGGCTGCAAGATAAAGTAAAGTTACTACCTCGAGAGCTATCGGGTGGCCAACAACAACGAGTGGCGATCGCACGAGCTTTAGCAGGCGACCCACCCCTAATCATGGCGGATGAACCTACTGCGGCTCTGGACTCTCGTAGCGGCCATGCAGTGATTGAGTTGCTACGAAACCTTGCCAAAGAGGGGGGTCGTACAGTGTTGATGGTGACTCATGACCCACGCATTATGGATGTGGCAGACCGAGTGGTGAACTTGGAAGATGGCATGCTCGATCAGCGATATGCTGCCTAG
- the acpP gene encoding acyl carrier protein translates to MNQEEIFAKVQKIVSEQLGVEASEVKPAASFANDLGADSLDTVELVMALEEEFDIEIPDEAAEEIATVQNAVDYISNKAAA, encoded by the coding sequence ATGAATCAAGAAGAAATCTTTGCTAAAGTTCAAAAAATCGTTTCCGAGCAACTAGGTGTTGAAGCTAGCGAAGTTAAGCCAGCTGCTAGCTTTGCCAATGACCTCGGTGCTGACTCTCTCGACACGGTGGAGTTAGTCATGGCCCTAGAAGAAGAATTTGATATTGAGATTCCCGACGAAGCAGCCGAAGAAATCGCTACTGTGCAAAACGCAGTCGATTACATCAGCAACAAAGCAGCAGCTTAG
- a CDS encoding CoB--CoM heterodisulfide reductase iron-sulfur subunit B family protein, translating into MPSPSLKYAYFPGCVAQGACRELYLSTAALTSALGIELVELKKASCCGSGTFKEESALLEDSVNARNIALAEELNLPLLTHCSTCQGVIGHVDERLKKSQQNNPDYIDQINGLLKQEGCSPYKGSTEVKHLLWALVGDYGLEALQAKVTRKLAGLKCAAFYGCYLLRAQTSIPFDDPFQPESMENVFRAIGATPIYYRGRTQCCGWPLSSYATDQAFQMAGNHIQDAIASGADCLVTPCPLCHLNLDSRQPEVEQVIGQKLGLPVLHLPQLVALALGVAPEKLGLNHHIVSTRSVLEKLGF; encoded by the coding sequence ATGCCATCTCCGTCTTTGAAGTACGCTTATTTCCCCGGCTGTGTGGCTCAAGGAGCCTGCCGAGAACTTTACCTCTCGACCGCAGCCTTAACTAGCGCTTTAGGAATTGAACTAGTCGAATTAAAAAAAGCTTCCTGCTGTGGTTCCGGTACGTTTAAGGAAGAATCTGCTCTCTTAGAAGACAGCGTTAATGCTCGCAATATTGCTCTAGCAGAAGAATTAAATCTACCGTTACTCACTCATTGCAGCACTTGCCAAGGCGTAATCGGTCATGTAGATGAACGGTTAAAAAAATCCCAACAAAACAATCCTGACTACATCGACCAAATCAACGGTTTACTGAAGCAAGAAGGCTGCTCACCTTACAAAGGCAGCACTGAAGTCAAGCATCTATTGTGGGCTTTGGTAGGAGACTACGGCCTAGAAGCACTGCAAGCCAAAGTGACCCGTAAGCTAGCAGGTCTGAAGTGCGCCGCCTTCTATGGCTGCTACCTCCTGCGTGCCCAAACTTCGATTCCCTTCGATGACCCCTTCCAACCAGAGTCGATGGAAAACGTGTTCCGGGCGATCGGCGCGACACCGATTTATTATCGAGGCCGCACTCAATGCTGCGGTTGGCCGCTCTCTAGTTACGCCACCGATCAGGCGTTTCAGATGGCAGGCAACCATATTCAGGACGCGATCGCCTCTGGAGCCGATTGTTTGGTCACGCCCTGCCCTTTGTGCCACCTCAACCTCGACTCTCGCCAACCAGAGGTCGAACAAGTAATTGGGCAGAAATTGGGCTTGCCTGTTTTACACCTTCCTCAACTGGTTGCCTTGGCTTTAGGAGTGGCCCCAGAAAAGTTGGGCTTAAACCATCACATTGTTTCCACTCGCTCAGTTTTGGAAAAGCTTGGTTTCTAG
- the psaC gene encoding photosystem I iron-sulfur center protein PsaC, whose protein sequence is MSHSVKIYDTCIGCTQCVRACPTDVLEMVPWDGCKAGQIASSPRTEDCVGCKRCETACPTDFLSIRVYLSNAETTRSMGLAY, encoded by the coding sequence ATGTCTCATTCTGTCAAAATTTATGACACCTGCATTGGGTGTACTCAATGCGTCCGGGCTTGCCCTACTGACGTTCTAGAGATGGTTCCCTGGGACGGCTGCAAGGCTGGTCAAATTGCTTCGTCTCCTCGTACCGAGGACTGTGTGGGTTGCAAGCGGTGCGAAACTGCTTGTCCTACTGACTTCCTCAGCATTAGAGTTTATCTCTCTAATGCTGAAACAACCCGGAGTATGGGTTTGGCCTACTAG
- the fabF gene encoding beta-ketoacyl-ACP synthase II → MTNSDRKRVVVTGLGAVTPIGNTLSEYWEGLVSGRNGIGPITLFDAARHDCRIAGEVKAFDPFQYLERKDAKRMDRFAQFAVAASKQAIADAQFVINDLNAEQVGVIIGSGVGGIKVLEDQQEVYLTKGPDRCSPFMVPMMIANMAAGLTAIHIGAKGPNSCPVTACASGSNGIGDAFRLIQGGYAQAMICGGAEAAITPLSVAGFASARTLSTRNDDPAHASRPFDRDRNGFVMGEGAGILLLEELEHALSRGARIYAEMIGYGMTCDAYHMTSPVPGGEGAARAIQLAMKDAGITPDQVSYINAHGTSTPMNDPNETAAIKTALGEHAYKVAVSSTKSMTGHLLGGSGGIEGVATALAVAHDQLPPTINLENPDPACDLDYVPNHSRSHKVDVALSNSFGFGGHNVTVAFRKYVG, encoded by the coding sequence ATGACAAATTCTGACCGTAAGCGCGTTGTTGTAACGGGTCTCGGCGCGGTTACACCCATTGGCAACACCTTGTCAGAGTATTGGGAAGGGTTGGTGAGTGGACGCAATGGCATTGGCCCAATCACTCTGTTTGATGCAGCTCGGCACGACTGCCGAATTGCGGGAGAAGTTAAAGCATTTGATCCCTTCCAGTACTTAGAGCGTAAGGATGCGAAGCGGATGGATCGGTTTGCTCAGTTTGCCGTGGCAGCGAGTAAACAAGCGATCGCCGATGCTCAATTTGTCATCAACGACCTGAACGCAGAACAGGTGGGTGTGATCATCGGTTCCGGGGTCGGTGGCATCAAGGTTCTGGAAGACCAGCAGGAAGTTTACCTGACCAAAGGCCCAGACCGTTGTAGCCCCTTCATGGTGCCGATGATGATCGCCAATATGGCGGCGGGCTTAACCGCAATTCACATTGGTGCCAAAGGCCCTAACTCTTGCCCGGTGACTGCTTGTGCTTCTGGTTCTAATGGGATTGGGGATGCTTTCCGGTTGATTCAAGGTGGCTATGCCCAAGCGATGATCTGCGGTGGTGCGGAGGCAGCAATCACTCCCCTTTCAGTTGCTGGTTTTGCTTCTGCTCGGACGCTGTCTACTCGCAATGACGACCCTGCTCATGCCAGTCGTCCGTTTGATCGCGATCGCAACGGCTTTGTCATGGGTGAAGGGGCAGGAATTCTGTTGCTCGAAGAACTAGAGCATGCCCTCAGCCGTGGCGCTCGTATCTACGCCGAAATGATTGGTTATGGCATGACCTGCGATGCCTACCACATGACTTCTCCGGTTCCAGGTGGCGAAGGGGCAGCTAGAGCGATTCAACTGGCGATGAAGGATGCTGGGATTACGCCGGATCAAGTGAGCTATATCAATGCTCATGGCACTAGCACTCCCATGAACGACCCCAATGAAACGGCAGCGATTAAGACTGCTTTGGGCGAACATGCCTACAAAGTGGCGGTCAGCTCCACTAAGTCGATGACGGGACACTTACTGGGTGGCTCCGGTGGGATTGAAGGCGTGGCAACCGCTCTGGCTGTGGCTCACGACCAACTGCCGCCAACCATTAATTTGGAAAATCCTGACCCTGCATGTGACCTGGACTATGTACCAAATCACAGCCGATCCCATAAAGTTGATGTAGCTTTATCCAACTCATTTGGGTTTGGTGGTCACAACGTTACGGTAGCATTTAGAAAGTACGTTGGCTGA
- the glmS gene encoding glutamine--fructose-6-phosphate transaminase (isomerizing), with amino-acid sequence MCGIVGYIGTQAASDILLAGLQKLEYRGYDSAGIATVLEGEIHCVRAKGKLHNLQEKLEGIENPAQLGIGHTRWATHGKPEEYNAHPHMDTAHRLAVVQNGIIENYRELREGLIARGHTFRSETDTEVIPHLIAELLEKLKAEPSSMPALAQHSPLLEAVRQAVNHLEGAFAIAVISADFPDELIVARQQAPLSIGFGQGEFFCASDTPALVPHTRAVLTLENGELARLTPLGVEVYSFGGDRLRKTPRTLNWNPVMVEKQGFKHFMLKEIYEQPGVVRACLEAYLDTSWSPESATSPIKLNLAPELYSDLKQVQIVACGTSWHASLVGKYLIEQLAGIPTMVQYASEFRYAPSPLTPNTLTIGVTQSGETADTLAALEMEKQRRAGQSPRFEARLLGITNRPESSLGHMVPQVIDTHAGIEIGVAATKTFVAQLMAFYALALDLAYHQQTLSATRLEQILLGLRQLPAQIELILESQERYIEELAHDFAETQDFIFLGRGINFPIALEGALKLKEISYIHAEGYPAGEMKHGPIALLDAKVPVVAIATPGLVYEKVLSNAQEAKARDARLIGVTPLEASESAEIFDDLLPVPVVEELLSPILAVIPLQLLAYHIAARRGLDVDQPRNLAKSVTVE; translated from the coding sequence ATGTGCGGAATTGTTGGCTATATCGGTACCCAAGCAGCAAGTGACATTTTGTTGGCAGGGTTACAGAAACTGGAGTATCGCGGCTACGATTCTGCGGGGATCGCAACCGTTTTGGAAGGCGAGATCCACTGCGTCCGCGCCAAGGGCAAGCTACACAACCTTCAAGAAAAACTCGAAGGCATTGAGAACCCAGCCCAGCTTGGCATCGGTCATACCCGTTGGGCAACTCATGGCAAGCCAGAAGAGTACAACGCTCACCCCCACATGGATACAGCCCATCGCCTAGCGGTGGTGCAAAACGGCATTATTGAGAATTATCGGGAATTGCGAGAAGGCTTAATTGCCAGAGGCCACACCTTCCGCTCTGAAACTGATACAGAAGTAATCCCGCATCTGATCGCTGAACTGCTTGAGAAGCTCAAAGCTGAGCCTAGTTCGATGCCTGCGTTGGCCCAGCACTCGCCTTTACTAGAGGCTGTGCGCCAAGCGGTCAACCACTTAGAAGGAGCCTTTGCGATCGCGGTAATTAGCGCTGACTTCCCAGATGAACTGATTGTGGCGCGGCAGCAAGCACCGCTATCCATCGGTTTCGGTCAAGGGGAATTCTTCTGCGCTTCTGATACTCCTGCTTTAGTGCCCCACACGCGCGCCGTCTTAACCCTGGAAAATGGCGAACTGGCACGTTTAACGCCCTTGGGAGTTGAGGTGTATAGCTTTGGGGGCGATCGCTTGCGGAAAACCCCTCGCACTCTCAACTGGAACCCTGTCATGGTAGAAAAGCAGGGCTTCAAGCACTTCATGCTCAAGGAAATCTACGAGCAACCAGGAGTGGTGCGGGCTTGCCTAGAAGCTTACCTCGATACTAGTTGGAGTCCTGAATCTGCCACTTCACCCATTAAACTCAACCTGGCACCCGAACTCTATAGCGATTTGAAACAGGTGCAAATTGTCGCTTGTGGCACCAGTTGGCACGCCAGCTTGGTGGGCAAATACCTGATCGAGCAGTTGGCTGGCATCCCAACAATGGTGCAGTATGCTTCAGAGTTTCGCTATGCTCCGTCGCCCTTGACTCCCAACACCCTCACCATTGGCGTGACTCAGTCGGGCGAAACAGCAGATACCCTAGCAGCACTGGAAATGGAAAAGCAGCGACGGGCTGGGCAATCCCCTCGGTTTGAGGCACGCTTGCTCGGTATCACCAACCGTCCCGAAAGCTCCTTGGGCCACATGGTGCCTCAGGTAATCGATACCCATGCAGGAATCGAAATTGGCGTGGCTGCCACCAAAACCTTTGTGGCGCAGTTGATGGCATTCTACGCTCTGGCTTTAGATCTGGCATACCACCAACAAACGCTATCAGCCACTCGTTTAGAACAAATCTTGCTAGGACTGCGGCAACTTCCGGCGCAAATCGAGCTAATTCTGGAAAGCCAAGAGCGCTATATCGAAGAACTGGCCCACGACTTCGCGGAAACTCAAGACTTTATTTTCTTAGGACGGGGGATCAACTTCCCGATCGCCCTAGAGGGAGCTTTGAAACTTAAGGAAATCAGCTACATTCACGCTGAGGGTTATCCTGCTGGAGAAATGAAGCACGGACCGATCGCACTACTAGATGCCAAAGTGCCTGTCGTCGCGATCGCCACACCAGGTTTGGTTTACGAAAAAGTGCTCTCCAATGCTCAAGAAGCGAAAGCCAGAGATGCCCGCCTCATCGGTGTGACTCCCTTAGAGGCCAGCGAATCTGCCGAAATTTTCGATGACTTGCTGCCTGTGCCAGTTGTGGAAGAGTTACTCTCGCCGATTTTGGCTGTGATTCCGCTACAGTTGCTGGCCTATCACATTGCGGCCCGTCGCGGCTTAGACGTAGACCAACCTAGAAACCTCGCCAAATCTGTGACGGTCGAGTAA
- a CDS encoding FtsX-like permease family protein: MASIARKNLFEDIPRFLVAQAGIMFAVSLVTIQTGILRGFTRSTTLLIDQSQADVWVASKDMVQIELTLPLAVDQLRVAQQVPGVGRAEALIFRPGIWRNSQDEIAPVRVVGFDPQGQLFSPQNITQGSLSALKQPFSVMVDETNADSLNLKTLNAQGAIGSLPARLVGLTRGTQSMVSSSFLFTSLENANAYINSPIRSNLQCRSQTGSEEVQCTNTYETAPAGTGSVNPAPAAPRRLNLGDPITYILIRAQPNQDLAILKKRLEATLPNTHAYTRAEMVAKTRNYWQKRTGIGFVLGLGAAVGIIVGIVIVGQILYSSVSDHLREFGTLKAMGASDWVIYSVIVEQALWMAVLGYLPSLALCLGVGTWTSATQGILILITPATAFGVFGITVVMCVSSALFAIQKVTRVDPAIVFKA, from the coding sequence ATGGCTTCCATCGCCCGCAAAAACTTGTTTGAGGATATTCCTCGATTCCTGGTGGCTCAAGCTGGCATCATGTTTGCAGTCAGCCTTGTCACTATTCAGACTGGAATTCTCAGAGGGTTTACTCGTTCTACCACCCTCCTGATTGACCAATCTCAGGCTGATGTTTGGGTTGCTTCCAAAGACATGGTGCAGATTGAGCTGACGCTACCTCTGGCAGTGGATCAGCTTAGGGTCGCGCAACAAGTACCAGGCGTAGGGCGAGCGGAAGCCTTGATCTTTAGGCCAGGCATTTGGCGTAACTCTCAAGACGAGATTGCGCCAGTCCGAGTCGTCGGCTTTGATCCTCAAGGACAGTTATTTTCTCCCCAAAACATCACCCAAGGCAGCCTCAGTGCCCTCAAGCAGCCTTTTTCGGTGATGGTGGATGAAACCAATGCAGATTCACTGAATCTTAAAACCCTTAATGCTCAAGGCGCGATCGGCTCACTTCCAGCTCGACTCGTTGGTCTCACTCGCGGCACTCAGTCAATGGTGTCTAGTAGCTTCCTATTTACCTCTTTAGAAAATGCCAATGCCTATATAAACTCCCCCATCCGTTCTAACCTGCAATGCCGATCGCAGACTGGCTCCGAGGAGGTGCAATGCACCAACACCTATGAAACAGCGCCTGCTGGCACTGGCTCGGTCAATCCTGCGCCTGCGGCCCCCCGTCGCCTGAATTTAGGCGACCCCATCACTTATATTTTGATTCGGGCCCAACCCAACCAAGATCTAGCAATTCTTAAAAAACGGTTAGAAGCGACTCTGCCCAATACCCATGCCTATACACGAGCCGAAATGGTGGCAAAAACTCGTAATTATTGGCAAAAACGTACGGGCATTGGCTTTGTTCTCGGTCTAGGAGCTGCTGTTGGCATCATTGTGGGAATCGTGATTGTGGGCCAAATTCTGTACTCCTCTGTCTCGGATCACCTACGAGAGTTCGGAACTCTCAAAGCGATGGGCGCGTCAGATTGGGTAATCTACAGCGTGATTGTCGAGCAAGCCTTATGGATGGCCGTTTTGGGTTACCTGCCTAGCTTAGCCCTGTGTCTTGGAGTCGGCACATGGACATCGGCAACTCAGGGGATTCTGATTTTAATTACACCCGCAACAGCCTTCGGAGTTTTCGGCATCACGGTGGTGATGTGTGTCAGCTCTGCCTTGTTCGCGATTCAGAAGGTAACTCGAGTTGACCCCGCCATCGTGTTTAAGGCATAA